One Phocaeicola dorei genomic region harbors:
- a CDS encoding putative transporter, which translates to MELFRNLFEGYPNLWGGGVAHSVLILSLVIAFGIMLGKIKVAGISLGVTWILFVGIVFGHFNLNLDEHLLHFLKEFGLILFVYSVGLQVGPGFFSAFKKGGFTLNLLAMMVVFLGVTITIILHFITGVPITTMVGILSGAVTNTPGLGAAQQANSDLNGIDAPEIALGYAVAYPLGVVGCILSLLALKYILRINTKTEEADAERGLGHLQELTVRPISLEIRNEAVEGKTIKEIKPLVNRDFVISRIRHCDGDKQTELVNSTTVFHMHDEILVIANPIDVEAITVFFGKQVNVEWDFQNKQLISRKILITKPELNGKTLAQLKIRNNFGASITRVNRSGVDLVATPNLQLQMGDRVKIVGSELAVAHAEKILGNSMKRLNHPNLIPIFLGIALGCILGSTPFLFPGIPQPVKLGLAGGPLIVSILISRFGPHYKLITYTTISANLMVREIGISLFLACVGLGAGKGFIETIINEGGYVWIAYGAIITLLPLLIVGIIGRYVYKLNYYTLIGVLSGATTNPPALAYSNDLTSCDAPAVGYATVYPLTMFLRVLTAQILILALA; encoded by the coding sequence ATGGAACTTTTTAGAAATCTCTTTGAAGGGTACCCTAATTTATGGGGCGGCGGAGTAGCACATTCCGTACTTATTCTTTCACTGGTCATTGCTTTCGGTATCATGTTAGGAAAAATAAAAGTGGCAGGTATCTCATTGGGAGTAACCTGGATACTTTTTGTAGGAATTGTATTCGGTCATTTCAATCTGAACCTGGACGAACATCTGTTGCATTTCTTAAAAGAGTTCGGTCTGATATTATTTGTCTACTCAGTCGGACTACAAGTGGGTCCCGGTTTCTTCTCAGCATTCAAAAAAGGAGGATTCACACTAAACCTGCTTGCCATGATGGTTGTATTTTTAGGTGTGACCATCACCATTATACTCCATTTCATAACAGGTGTCCCCATTACCACAATGGTAGGAATTCTTTCGGGTGCTGTAACAAATACCCCGGGACTAGGTGCCGCACAGCAAGCAAACAGTGATCTGAATGGTATAGACGCTCCCGAAATAGCACTGGGATATGCCGTAGCCTATCCACTGGGTGTAGTAGGATGTATTCTCTCCCTGCTGGCATTGAAATATATCCTGCGCATCAACACAAAAACCGAAGAAGCCGATGCGGAACGGGGATTGGGACATCTACAAGAACTGACCGTACGCCCTATCTCACTAGAAATACGCAATGAAGCCGTAGAAGGTAAAACAATAAAAGAAATCAAGCCATTGGTGAATCGTGATTTTGTGATTTCACGCATACGGCATTGTGACGGAGACAAACAAACAGAACTAGTGAACTCCACTACAGTATTTCACATGCACGATGAAATCCTTGTTATCGCCAATCCGATAGATGTAGAAGCTATCACTGTATTTTTTGGAAAACAAGTGAATGTGGAATGGGATTTCCAGAACAAACAACTTATTTCCAGAAAAATTCTGATCACCAAGCCTGAATTGAATGGCAAGACATTGGCTCAACTAAAAATCAGGAATAACTTCGGAGCAAGCATTACCCGTGTAAACCGTTCGGGTGTAGACCTTGTGGCCACTCCCAACCTGCAATTGCAAATGGGTGACCGGGTAAAGATTGTGGGTAGCGAACTGGCTGTAGCCCATGCCGAAAAGATTCTAGGTAATTCCATGAAACGTTTGAATCATCCCAACCTGATTCCTATTTTCTTAGGCATCGCATTAGGGTGTATTTTAGGAAGCACTCCTTTTTTATTCCCCGGTATCCCTCAACCGGTAAAACTGGGACTGGCAGGAGGCCCCCTTATTGTGTCCATCCTGATAAGCCGTTTCGGACCACATTATAAATTGATAACCTATACCACCATAAGTGCCAATTTGATGGTACGTGAAATCGGTATCTCACTTTTCCTTGCTTGCGTAGGATTAGGAGCCGGTAAAGGATTCATCGAAACAATTATTAACGAAGGCGGATATGTATGGATAGCATACGGCGCCATTATTACGCTGCTGCCTTTACTGATTGTAGGAATAATAGGACGATATGTTTATAAACTGAACTATTACACCTTGATCGGAGTATTGTCCGGAGCCACCACCAATCCGCCCGCATTAGCCTACTCCAATGATTTGACCTCTTGTGACGCTCCGGCAGTAGGTTATGCCACAGTTTATCCGCTCACCATGTTTTTACGTGTGCTTACAGCACAAATATTAATATTGGCGCTTGCCTGA
- a CDS encoding cobyrinate a,c-diamide synthase — protein sequence MKPQLLIGAATSGSGKTTFTMGLLRALHKRGLRVQPFKCGPDYIDTQFHTLAADHESVNLDIWMASNTHVQHLYNKYGDGADVCVTEGVMGLFDGYQRMQGSSAEIARLLNIPVVLIVSARSTAYSVAPLIYGFKHFNPAVKIAGIVFNQVSSPSHFAYLREACVDAGVECLGYLPMTEGLKIPSRHLGLTLTAKRSMNTLIEQAAELVEKYVDLDKLLSICHRNFPCRYTLPYSSEIGVESFAPSAKKMKIAIARDPAFNFIYRENIDRLSALGSITYFSPVYGSDLPDADLVYLPGGYPELFARQLHRRKKLMEALRTYAEEGGKILAECGGMMFLTRSLTVRQGGTAYAMTGILPLDCTMVGARLHLGYRRIEYKGMELRGHEFHYSNVVAPDAMPSVAKQFTARGMEVSTPLYRYKNVIAGYTHLYWGETDILKLWEV from the coding sequence ATGAAGCCACAATTACTCATAGGGGCCGCTACATCGGGAAGCGGAAAAACGACTTTTACGATGGGGTTGCTGCGGGCATTGCACAAACGAGGCCTGCGAGTACAGCCTTTTAAATGTGGTCCTGATTATATTGATACACAATTTCATACGCTGGCTGCTGACCATGAGTCGGTGAATTTGGATATTTGGATGGCATCAAATACCCATGTACAACATCTGTATAATAAATATGGAGATGGAGCCGATGTATGTGTAACCGAAGGAGTGATGGGATTGTTCGACGGTTATCAAAGAATGCAGGGAAGTAGTGCTGAAATAGCCAGATTGTTGAATATCCCTGTAGTGCTTATAGTAAGTGCGCGTTCTACAGCTTATTCTGTGGCTCCGTTAATTTATGGTTTCAAGCATTTTAATCCGGCTGTGAAGATTGCAGGTATTGTTTTCAATCAAGTATCATCTCCTTCTCATTTCGCTTATTTACGTGAGGCTTGTGTTGATGCAGGAGTAGAGTGTTTGGGATATCTGCCTATGACAGAAGGGTTGAAAATTCCATCCCGGCATTTGGGTTTGACATTGACAGCCAAACGTTCCATGAACACCTTAATAGAACAGGCTGCGGAATTGGTTGAGAAATATGTGGATTTGGATAAGCTGCTGAGTATTTGTCATCGTAATTTCCCGTGTCGGTATACATTGCCTTATAGTTCTGAGATAGGGGTGGAAAGTTTTGCTCCTTCTGCTAAAAAGATGAAGATAGCCATAGCGCGGGATCCGGCTTTCAACTTTATCTATAGAGAAAACATAGACCGCTTGTCTGCGCTAGGAAGCATTACTTATTTCAGTCCTGTATATGGTAGTGATTTGCCGGATGCTGATTTGGTTTATTTACCCGGAGGATATCCGGAATTGTTTGCCCGTCAACTGCATCGGCGCAAAAAGTTAATGGAAGCATTAAGAACCTATGCAGAGGAGGGGGGGAAGATTTTGGCCGAGTGTGGAGGTATGATGTTTCTCACCCGTTCCCTGACAGTCCGCCAAGGAGGGACTGCATATGCCATGACGGGTATTTTGCCTTTGGATTGTACCATGGTGGGTGCCAGACTTCATCTAGGATATCGCCGTATAGAATATAAAGGGATGGAGCTTCGCGGGCACGAATTTCATTATTCCAATGTCGTTGCTCCTGATGCTATGCCTTCTGTAGCAAAACAATTTACGGCAAGAGGAATGGAAGTGAGTACCCCGCTTTATAGATATAAAAATGTGATAGCCGGGTATACCCATTTATATTGGGGAGAAACGGATATATTAAAATTATGGGAAGTATGA
- a CDS encoding cob(I)yrinic acid a,c-diamide adenosyltransferase — MRRIYTRTGDKGMTGIHGGERIPKDDIRIEANGCIDELNAVIGIIRSLLPQEHEWQSLLFTIQKNIMVVMSHVATPSALRDGNPNILPDNLCSFCEEAMDKLMEQMEDNGYFILPGGTPVSAQLQFARTVARRAERRLWTLHKHDPLPEIILRFINRLSDLFFVMARYEMQQQNWTEEKWQSFAYKRKKKE, encoded by the coding sequence ATGAGGCGCATTTATACACGTACCGGGGATAAGGGCATGACAGGGATTCATGGTGGAGAACGGATACCTAAGGATGATATCCGTATCGAGGCTAATGGATGTATCGATGAATTGAATGCTGTTATAGGAATAATACGTTCACTTTTACCGCAGGAGCACGAATGGCAATCCTTGCTTTTTACGATTCAGAAAAATATAATGGTAGTGATGAGCCATGTGGCCACACCATCGGCCCTTCGTGATGGGAATCCCAATATTTTGCCTGATAATTTATGCTCTTTTTGTGAGGAGGCAATGGACAAGTTGATGGAACAAATGGAGGATAATGGTTATTTTATTCTTCCCGGAGGAACACCTGTATCGGCACAGTTGCAATTTGCAAGGACTGTGGCACGTCGGGCAGAACGGAGATTATGGACTTTGCATAAACACGATCCGTTACCGGAAATCATACTTCGGTTTATCAACCGGCTGTCCGATTTATTTTTTGTTATGGCCCGTTATGAGATGCAACAGCAGAACTGGACGGAAGAAAAGTGGCAGTCCTTTGCCTATAAAAGAAAAAAGAAAGAGTGA
- a CDS encoding cobyric acid synthase: protein MKKKLHPIMLAGTGSDVGKSVIAAALCRIFKQDGYQPAPFKAQNMALNSYATPEGLEIGRAQAVQAEAAGVPCHTDMNPLLLKPSSDHTSQVVLNGRPIGNRNAFEYFRKEGREELRQEVNAAFDRLAARYNPIVMEGAGSISEINLRDTDLVNMPMACYADADVILVADIDRGGVFASVYGSVMLQTTEDKKRIKGIIINKFRGDIRLFEPGVKMMEDLCGIPVLGVIPYYRNIHIEEEDSVVLDYKRMQAVEGKINIAVVLLRHLSNFTDFNRLERDERVHLYYTNNTEDLAKADIILLPGSKSTLDDLYELRRNGVAQAVLRAHREGVTVMGICGGYQLMGLEIHDPEGVEGEIRQLPGLGLLPVITTMQGEKVTRQVNFHFLENAETCQGYEIHMGETRPVPGVSVVPLNKLEDGGEDGCFVNQKCMGSYIHGILDNQAFIDYLLEPYAEKLECHTVLDYRTYKEEQYDKLAEHVRSHLNLPLLYQIMSGND from the coding sequence ATGAAAAAGAAATTACACCCCATTATGTTGGCGGGAACAGGTAGTGACGTTGGTAAAAGTGTTATTGCCGCCGCATTATGCCGCATTTTTAAACAGGATGGTTATCAACCGGCACCTTTCAAGGCACAAAATATGGCATTGAATTCGTATGCCACTCCGGAAGGATTGGAAATAGGCCGTGCACAGGCTGTACAGGCTGAAGCTGCCGGAGTTCCTTGTCACACGGACATGAATCCTCTGTTATTGAAACCCAGCTCCGATCATACTTCGCAAGTGGTGTTAAACGGTCGTCCCATCGGTAATCGTAACGCTTTTGAGTATTTTCGCAAGGAGGGGCGTGAAGAACTGAGGCAAGAGGTAAACGCAGCCTTTGACCGTCTTGCCGCACGTTATAACCCTATTGTAATGGAGGGAGCAGGGAGCATTTCCGAAATAAATCTGCGGGATACTGATTTGGTGAATATGCCGATGGCCTGTTATGCGGATGCGGATGTGATTTTGGTAGCTGATATTGACCGGGGAGGAGTATTTGCCAGTGTCTATGGTTCGGTCATGTTACAAACTACTGAGGACAAGAAACGTATAAAAGGAATAATCATTAATAAATTCAGAGGGGATATCCGTTTGTTTGAGCCTGGTGTGAAGATGATGGAAGATTTATGTGGTATTCCTGTCTTGGGAGTAATACCTTATTATAGAAATATACATATTGAGGAAGAGGATTCCGTAGTCTTGGACTATAAACGGATGCAAGCAGTGGAAGGCAAAATAAACATAGCAGTTGTTCTGTTGCGTCATCTCTCAAACTTTACAGATTTCAACAGATTGGAACGGGATGAACGAGTGCACCTTTATTATACTAATAATACGGAAGATCTGGCCAAAGCTGATATTATTCTGCTTCCTGGCAGCAAAAGCACTTTGGATGACTTGTATGAGTTGAGACGGAACGGGGTGGCGCAAGCTGTCCTGCGTGCGCATAGGGAAGGGGTTACTGTAATGGGAATTTGTGGGGGATATCAATTGATGGGACTTGAGATTCACGATCCGGAAGGAGTGGAGGGAGAGATCCGCCAATTGCCGGGACTGGGACTGCTTCCCGTCATTACTACGATGCAAGGGGAGAAGGTGACACGGCAGGTGAATTTTCATTTTCTTGAGAATGCGGAAACTTGCCAAGGATATGAAATACACATGGGAGAAACCCGCCCGGTTCCGGGGGTGTCTGTAGTTCCTTTGAATAAACTGGAAGACGGTGGAGAGGACGGTTGTTTTGTAAACCAAAAATGTATGGGAAGTTATATTCATGGAATATTGGATAATCAGGCATTTATAGATTATTTACTGGAACCATACGCAGAAAAACTGGAGT